A part of Myxococcus landrumus genomic DNA contains:
- a CDS encoding hemerythrin domain-containing protein has translation MDAIALLKADHKTVEQLFRKFEKAGANAYKLKRKLVEQMVHALSVHAAIEEQVFYPMVRARSESLRDEVLRALEEHHVVKWVLSELDELPPEAERFDAKVYVLMETVRAHVLEEETTLFPEVKKALRPQELREMGGLLARAKQSAPTHPHPMAPDTPPGNLVAGAVSAVMDMGRDVLRAARRKATTRVREVTGRAMKVPKPQVSEYETGDAASP, from the coding sequence ATGGATGCCATCGCGTTGCTGAAGGCGGACCACAAGACGGTGGAGCAGCTCTTCCGCAAGTTCGAGAAGGCGGGCGCCAACGCCTACAAGCTCAAGCGCAAGCTGGTGGAGCAGATGGTGCACGCGCTGTCCGTGCACGCCGCCATCGAGGAGCAGGTCTTCTATCCGATGGTGCGAGCTCGCTCGGAGTCCCTGCGAGACGAAGTGCTCCGCGCGTTGGAGGAGCACCACGTGGTGAAGTGGGTGTTGTCGGAGCTGGACGAACTTCCTCCGGAGGCGGAGCGCTTCGACGCGAAGGTGTATGTGCTGATGGAGACCGTGCGCGCACACGTGCTCGAGGAAGAGACCACTCTTTTCCCAGAAGTGAAGAAAGCGCTGCGTCCGCAGGAGCTGCGGGAGATGGGTGGGTTGTTGGCGCGCGCGAAGCAGTCGGCGCCCACGCATCCGCATCCGATGGCGCCGGACACGCCGCCGGGCAACCTGGTGGCGGGGGCGGTGTCGGCGGTGATGGACATGGGGCGGGACGTGTTGAGGGCCGCGCGCCGCAAGGCCACGACGCGCGTGAGGGAAGTCACGGGTCGCGCGATGAAGGTCCCGAAGCCACAAGTCTCGGAGTATGAGACTGGCGATGCCGCGAGTCCTTGA
- a CDS encoding SDR family oxidoreductase yields the protein MKTRNVIVVGGTGDIGRAVTGRLRAEGLRVLCAANDVASETPDSLHVDVTSEDSVMSLFNRAESVLGPLSVLVNCSGFGAFTPVHETSLEDWRKTLDVNLTGTFLCAREAVRRMRSTGGGRLIHIGSVSDHLTLPMNGAYAASKHGVRGLTGVLNEEGKAHGIRATLVSLGAVYTSFWKSRPEFSPADMLSVDDVAQCIWEIATKPMNVRVDEVRLVPPRGVL from the coding sequence TTGAAGACTCGGAACGTCATCGTCGTCGGAGGCACGGGCGACATCGGCCGCGCGGTCACTGGGAGGCTTCGCGCGGAAGGGCTCCGCGTGCTGTGCGCCGCGAATGACGTGGCGTCGGAGACCCCCGACTCGCTGCACGTGGATGTCACGAGCGAGGACTCCGTGATGTCCCTGTTCAACCGCGCGGAGTCCGTGCTCGGCCCGCTCTCCGTGCTCGTCAACTGCTCGGGCTTCGGCGCCTTCACGCCCGTCCATGAGACCTCCCTCGAGGACTGGCGAAAGACGCTCGACGTGAACCTCACGGGAACGTTCCTCTGCGCGCGCGAGGCGGTCCGGCGGATGCGGTCCACGGGAGGCGGCAGGCTCATCCACATCGGGTCCGTGAGCGACCACCTCACGCTGCCGATGAACGGCGCCTACGCCGCCAGCAAGCACGGCGTCCGAGGCCTCACCGGCGTCCTGAACGAAGAGGGCAAGGCACACGGCATCCGCGCCACGCTCGTGTCCCTGGGCGCCGTCTACACGTCCTTCTGGAAGTCCCGGCCGGAGTTCAGTCCCGCGGACATGCTCTCCGTGGACGACGTGGCCCAGTGTATCTGGGAGATTGCCACCAAACCGATGAACGTCAGGGTCGACGAGGTCCGCCTCGTGCCACCCCGAGGAGTCCTGTGA
- a CDS encoding SIMPL domain-containing protein, whose product MFNVRPIRSWLLSAVMLTSLGAFAQGPAAPRPAVDPSARTLRVEGTGEVKAQPDEAFIDLSVETLAPNAKVAGEQNAKKMEKVIGALTGAGIARKEIQTRNFSVYPDYGPPAPNETEPKLKGYRVSNMVSVHVTELSRVGSLLDQALAAGANRVDQVRFGLSKQDAVQGEALRQAVARARKSAEVLAAALNVKLGAVVDASTVTEPPQFYPARFAMAEASDARVATPIQPEEQTVSAKVTLIYVIESAK is encoded by the coding sequence ATGTTCAACGTTCGACCCATCCGTTCCTGGTTGCTCTCAGCCGTCATGCTCACGTCGTTGGGAGCCTTCGCGCAGGGCCCGGCCGCGCCGCGTCCCGCGGTGGACCCTTCGGCGCGCACGCTGCGCGTGGAGGGAACGGGAGAGGTGAAGGCGCAGCCGGATGAAGCCTTCATCGACCTGTCCGTGGAGACGCTGGCGCCCAACGCGAAGGTGGCTGGTGAGCAGAACGCGAAGAAGATGGAGAAGGTGATTGGCGCGCTGACGGGCGCCGGCATCGCGCGCAAGGAAATCCAGACGCGCAACTTCTCGGTGTACCCGGACTACGGGCCGCCGGCGCCGAACGAGACGGAGCCGAAGCTGAAGGGCTACCGGGTGAGCAACATGGTGTCGGTGCACGTCACGGAGCTGTCGCGCGTGGGCAGCCTGCTGGACCAGGCGCTGGCGGCGGGTGCGAACCGCGTGGACCAGGTGCGCTTCGGCCTGTCGAAGCAGGACGCGGTGCAGGGTGAGGCGCTGCGGCAGGCGGTGGCGCGTGCGCGCAAGTCGGCCGAGGTGCTGGCCGCGGCGCTGAACGTGAAGCTGGGCGCGGTGGTGGACGCGAGCACGGTGACGGAGCCGCCGCAGTTCTACCCGGCGCGCTTCGCGATGGCGGAGGCGTCTGACGCCCGCGTCGCCACGCCCATCCAGCCGGAGGAGCAGACGGTCTCCGCGAAGGTGACGCTCATCTACGTCATCGAGTCCGCGAAGTAG
- a CDS encoding SDR family NAD(P)-dependent oxidoreductase produces MQPRTQPPVAVVTGASRGIGAAIATELSRQGFEVALLARDTALLTRLQEQLTAAGGRAWAMPCDISNAKDVAATLEKLEAKLGVPRVLVNNAGAGGPFHRADEVSTEEWDWLFGLNVESVRDLCRWALPRMKAQGYGRIVNISSIMGLFGGAQSSTYAATKHALVGYSKAIAAEWGAYGITCNAVCPGYIETDMLANADPKVRARLLERIPTQRFGKPEEVAAMVSFLVGPQSGYVNGSALVMDGGLSAHLASDVPSF; encoded by the coding sequence ATGCAGCCCCGAACCCAGCCCCCCGTCGCCGTCGTCACTGGAGCCAGCCGTGGCATCGGCGCCGCCATCGCCACCGAGCTGTCCCGCCAGGGGTTCGAGGTGGCGCTGCTCGCGCGTGACACGGCGCTGCTCACCCGCCTCCAGGAGCAACTGACGGCGGCCGGTGGACGCGCCTGGGCCATGCCCTGCGATATCTCCAACGCGAAGGACGTGGCGGCGACGCTCGAGAAGCTCGAAGCGAAGCTCGGCGTGCCCCGGGTCCTCGTCAACAACGCGGGCGCGGGCGGCCCGTTCCATCGCGCGGACGAGGTGAGCACCGAGGAGTGGGACTGGCTCTTCGGTCTCAATGTGGAGTCCGTGCGCGACCTGTGCCGTTGGGCGCTGCCGCGCATGAAGGCCCAGGGGTACGGGCGCATCGTGAACATCTCCTCCATCATGGGCCTCTTCGGCGGCGCGCAGTCCTCCACCTACGCGGCCACCAAGCACGCCCTCGTGGGCTACTCCAAGGCCATCGCCGCGGAGTGGGGCGCCTACGGCATCACCTGCAACGCCGTCTGCCCCGGCTACATCGAGACGGACATGCTCGCGAACGCGGACCCCAAGGTTCGCGCGCGGCTGCTCGAGCGAATTCCCACCCAGCGCTTCGGAAAGCCGGAGGAGGTGGCCGCAATGGTGTCGTTCCTCGTCGGGCCCCAGAGCGGTTACGTCAACGGCAGCGCCCTGGTGATGGACGGCGGACTGTCGGCGCACCTCGCGTCGGATGTCCCCTCGTTCTGA
- a CDS encoding PDR/VanB family oxidoreductase, whose protein sequence is MARIAGEAEDVLSYELVAEEGGALPSFEPGAHVDVRVPGGESVLRSYSLCNDAEETHRYVIAVQRDARGRGGSRAMHERVREGDVLVVSTPRNDFPLLFARGYVLVAGGIGITPLLSMARQLERTGADYTLYYCARAPERAAFHELLSTAPFADRVRFHFDGGEPEKGLDVSGLLSTRKPGTRLYCCGPSGLMKAVREASARHRWPWEKVHFESFNADGVSATSGKEDTDFEVAIRSTGQVLSVPKDQSLLNVLRRNGVRVPSDCEAGTCGTCVTRVCEGQPEHRDSFFQQEPAGDGRMLVCVSRARSKRLVLDL, encoded by the coding sequence GTGGCACGCATCGCAGGCGAGGCCGAGGACGTCCTGTCGTACGAGCTGGTCGCGGAAGAAGGCGGCGCGCTCCCGTCCTTCGAGCCCGGTGCGCATGTGGACGTGCGCGTGCCAGGAGGAGAGTCCGTGCTTCGCTCGTACTCGCTCTGCAACGACGCGGAGGAGACCCACCGGTACGTCATCGCCGTGCAACGGGATGCGCGGGGCCGAGGGGGCTCGCGCGCCATGCACGAGCGTGTCCGCGAGGGCGATGTCCTGGTGGTGAGCACGCCTCGCAATGACTTTCCGCTGCTGTTCGCGCGCGGCTATGTGCTGGTGGCGGGTGGCATCGGCATCACGCCGCTCTTGTCCATGGCGCGCCAGCTCGAGCGCACGGGGGCGGACTACACGCTGTACTACTGCGCGCGTGCTCCCGAGCGCGCGGCCTTCCATGAGCTCTTGTCCACCGCGCCGTTCGCGGACCGGGTGCGCTTCCACTTCGACGGGGGTGAGCCGGAGAAGGGGCTCGACGTGTCGGGGCTGCTCTCCACGCGCAAGCCCGGGACGCGGCTGTATTGCTGCGGTCCCTCGGGGTTGATGAAGGCCGTGCGCGAGGCGTCCGCCCGGCACCGCTGGCCCTGGGAGAAGGTCCACTTCGAGTCCTTCAACGCCGATGGCGTGAGCGCCACCAGCGGCAAGGAGGACACGGACTTCGAGGTCGCCATCCGCAGCACCGGCCAGGTGCTCAGCGTGCCCAAGGACCAGTCCCTGCTCAACGTGCTGCGCCGCAATGGCGTGCGGGTGCCCAGTGACTGCGAGGCCGGCACGTGCGGCACCTGTGTGACGCGCGTCTGCGAGGGACAACCCGAGCACCGTGACTCGTTCTTCCAGCAGGAGCCCGCGGGGGATGGACGCATGCTGGTCTGCGTCTCGCGGGCCCGCTCCAAGCGGCTGGTGCTGGACTTGTGA
- a CDS encoding DUF1266 domain-containing protein encodes MQINTIIVAILLLGTVIYWIPKLGFYRRMLKSFQPNPKANLPPQQLFGVLLGAVNAEQVNAYPNSLETGVPWPRLQAGLNEAWDVTSPQSAAAQVEKLLSQGHRVNFDAALRQLAGVSPDQWERVAKSGNEALSNLGATLASLKEDKIEFTAEELARGTLAWDLGRAVVVTRMSHDLKFLNESQAWAFIARAAEQAQSQFSSWEQWGKSYLLGRAMWGGAEDGMLSGITAITLECQAAPAGPWTKLAWQKKGA; translated from the coding sequence ATGCAAATAAACACCATTATTGTGGCAATCCTCTTGCTGGGAACCGTGATCTACTGGATCCCGAAGTTGGGGTTCTATCGGCGGATGCTCAAGTCGTTCCAGCCGAACCCCAAGGCGAACCTGCCGCCGCAGCAGCTCTTCGGCGTCTTGTTGGGCGCGGTGAATGCAGAACAAGTCAACGCCTACCCGAACTCACTGGAGACCGGCGTTCCGTGGCCGCGACTCCAAGCGGGGCTCAACGAGGCGTGGGACGTGACCAGCCCGCAATCCGCCGCGGCCCAGGTGGAGAAGCTCTTGAGCCAGGGCCATCGTGTGAATTTCGACGCGGCCTTGAGGCAACTGGCGGGTGTCTCTCCCGACCAATGGGAGCGGGTGGCGAAGTCCGGCAACGAAGCGCTGAGCAATCTGGGAGCAACCCTGGCTTCGTTGAAGGAAGACAAGATTGAATTCACCGCTGAAGAGCTGGCGCGAGGCACGCTGGCGTGGGATCTGGGCCGGGCGGTGGTGGTCACCCGGATGAGCCACGACCTCAAGTTCTTGAACGAGAGCCAGGCGTGGGCCTTCATCGCGCGCGCCGCGGAACAAGCCCAGTCCCAGTTCTCTTCTTGGGAGCAGTGGGGCAAGAGCTACCTGTTGGGCCGCGCCATGTGGGGCGGCGCCGAAGACGGAATGCTCAGCGGCATCACGGCCATCACCCTGGAGTGTCAAGCGGCTCCGGCCGGTCCGTGGACGAAACTCGCCTGGCAGAAGAAGGGCGCGTAG